One region of Mycobacterium riyadhense genomic DNA includes:
- a CDS encoding PE family protein, protein MSYVTVDPQLLVTAATDLKGIGSALSAATSAAAAQTTAVAAAAADEISTQIAALFGAHGQAYQAASAQAAALHDQFVRTMTAGAGAYASAEAAAASPLQPLLDAINAPTQTLIGRPLIGNGANGAPGTGANGGDGGILIGNGGAGGSGTNGATGGAGGRGGAAGLLLGTAGTGGTGGFGNAGAGGAGGQGGAAGLFSTGGTGGAGGVGIGGNGGAGGAGGLGLFGAGGAGGAGGFSSTTPTTAGGAGGAGGSSLLFGNGGAGGAGGAGQALGGVGGQGGNAGMFYGDGGVGGAGGSGGNLAGTTGGAGGAGGNAGVFYGDGGAGGVGGVAVGAGGAGGAGGNAATLFGTGGAGGAGAVSFGAGGAGGIGGAAGALSGTGGAGGAGGFGQVSGGAGGIGGNGGAVYGNGGSGGAGGPGGATTGGAGGAGGNAATLFGTGGTGGNGGGGTTVGGNGGNGGTGGLLAGSGGAGGTGSLGTVSGVGGNGGNAPGIFGDGGAGGHGGAAGPANPAGAGGAGGKAALIGNGGNGGTGGNGAAAQPGGNGGRGGDAQLFGLGGNGGSAGLGTALGATGAAGAPGLATSNPAVLNAINAPTQALFGRPLIGNGANGAPGTGVNGGDGGILFGNGGVGADGALGANGVKGGNGGAAGLLSGIAGGGGDGGFAAAQGGNGGNGGAAGLFSAGGAGGAGGLGASGGAGGAGGVGIFGQGGAGGTGGVATGAGGAGGAGGASLLFGNGGAGGAGGVSTDGAGGVGGTGGNAGVFSGNGGVGGVGGLAAPGTGTTGGAGGGGGNAGTFFGTGGAGGAGGGGNTAGGAGGLGGNAATLFGAGGAGGIGGIGANLVSGAGGVGGAGGNAGAFSGTGGAGGAGGIGIGTGGGAAGGAGGNAGLFYGDGGAGGAGGGGTVGAGGAGGAGGTGAQLFGNGGAGGIGGLGTTVGGAGGLGGASGMLSGSGGSGGTGGGGAVAGAGGAGGTARGLVGDGGTGGGGGFGGGVGGNGGAGGKAALIGDGGNGGGGGINLTGLAAAGNGGSGGAAQFLGNGGNGGNRGLLGSAPGSVGTGGAGGQLLGQNGLAGL, encoded by the coding sequence ATGTCATATGTGACCGTGGACCCCCAGCTTTTAGTCACAGCAGCAACGGATTTGAAGGGCATCGGTTCGGCGCTCAGCGCGGCCACCTCGGCGGCAGCGGCCCAGACGACGGCCGTGGCGGCCGCAGCGGCCGACGAGATATCGACGCAGATCGCAGCTTTGTTCGGGGCGCACGGCCAGGCTTACCAAGCGGCCAGCGCTCAAGCGGCGGCGTTGCACGACCAGTTCGTGCGAACCATGACCGCGGGCGCGGGCGCATATGCCAGCGCCGAGGCCGCCGCCGCATCGCCACTGCAACCCCTGCTCGATGCGATCAACGCGCCCACCCAGACGCTGATCGGCCGCCCGCTGATCGGCAACGGCGCCAACGGGGCCCCGGGCACCGGGGCCAACGGCGGCGACGGGGGGATATTGATCGGTAACGGCGGAGCCGGCGGGTCTGGCACGAACGGCGCAACCGGCGGCGCCGGCGGCCGCGGCGGGGCCGCGGGGCTGCTGCTCGGTACGGCCGGTACCGGCGGCACCGGCGGGTTCGGTAACGCCGGTGCCGGTGGCGCGGGTGGCCAGGGGGGCGCTGCTGGGCTGTTCAGCACCGGCGGCACCGGCGGCGCCGGGGGGGTCGGCATTGGCGGTAACGGCGGGGCGGGCGGTGCCGGTGGCCTCGGGCTGTTTGGCGCCGGTGGCGCCGGAGGTGCTGGAGGGTTCTCCTCCACCACCCCCACCACAGCCGGTGGGGCCGGGGGCGCCGGTGGGTCCAGCCTCCTATTCGGTAATGGCGGCGCCGGCGGGGCCGGCGGGGCCGGACAAGCCCTCGGAGGTGTTGGCGGACAGGGCGGTAACGCCGGCATGTTCTACGGAGACGGTGGCGTCGGCGGCGCCGGCGGCAGCGGCGGTAACCTCGCGGGCACCACCGGTGGGGCCGGTGGGGCCGGCGGTAACGCCGGCGTGTTCTACGGCGACGGCGGGGCCGGTGGCGTCGGCGGAGTTGCGGTCGGTGCGGGCGGAGCCGGCGGGGCCGGCGGCAATGCCGCAACTCTCTTTGGCACCGGTGGGGCCGGTGGGGCCGGTGCGGTCAGCTTTGGCGCCGGCGGGGCCGGCGGCATAGGCGGCGCGGCCGGGGCCCTATCGGGCACCGGTGGGGCCGGCGGCGCGGGCGGGTTCGGCCAAGTCAGCGGCGGGGCCGGCGGGATCGGCGGCAATGGCGGCGCGGTCTATGGCAATGGTGGCTCCGGCGGCGCTGGCGGCCCCGGAGGCGCCACCACCGGTGGGGCCGGCGGGGCCGGCGGCAATGCCGCGACCCTCTTCGGCACCGGGGGAACCGGCGGCAACGGCGGCGGCGGCACTACCGTCGGCGGCAATGGCGGCAATGGCGGCACCGGTGGCTTGCTCGCGGGCTCCGGTGGAGCCGGCGGCACCGGTAGCCTCGGCACCGTCAGCGGGGTGGGCGGCAACGGCGGCAACGCTCCCGGCATCTTCGGTGACGGCGGCGCCGGTGGCCACGGTGGCGCCGCCGGCCCCGCCAACCCCGCGGGTGCCGGCGGCGCTGGCGGTAAGGCGGCACTCATTGGCAATGGCGGCAACGGCGGCACCGGCGGCAACGGCGCTGCCGCCCAACCAGGCGGCAACGGGGGTAGAGGCGGCGATGCCCAGCTATTCGGCCTGGGCGGCAACGGTGGTAGTGCCGGGCTCGGCACCGCACTGGGCGCAACCGGCGCCGCCGGCGCCCCCGGACTGGCCACCTCCAACCCGGCTGTGCTCAATGCGATTAACGCGCCCACCCAAGCGCTGTTCGGTCGCCCGCTGATCGGCAATGGTGCAAACGGCGCCCCCGGGACCGGAGTCAACGGCGGGGACGGTGGGATACTGTTCGGCAATGGTGGCGTCGGCGCGGATGGCGCACTTGGCGCCAACGGCGTAAAGGGCGGCAACGGCGGAGCGGCCGGGCTGCTGTCCGGAATAGCCGGCGGCGGAGGCGACGGCGGTTTTGCGGCTGCACAAGGTGGGAACGGCGGCAATGGCGGGGCAGCCGGGCTGTTCAGCGCGGGCGGGGCCGGCGGGGCCGGCGGACTCGGCGCCAGCGGTGGGGCCGGCGGGGCCGGCGGCGTCGGGATCTTCGGCCAAGGCGGTGCCGGAGGCACCGGCGGGGTCGCCACCGGTGCCGGTGGTGCCGGTGGCGCCGGTGGTGCCAGCCTCCTCTTCGGCAACGGCGGCGCCGGCGGCGCCGGCGGCGTCAGCACTGACGGTGCCGGTGGGGTCGGCGGGACCGGCGGCAACGCCGGCGTGTTCTCCGGCAACGGCGGTGTCGGCGGCGTCGGTGGGCTCGCCGCGCCCGGTACCGGTACCACCGGTGGCGCGGGCGGGGGCGGCGGCAACGCCGGCACATTCTTTGGCACCGGCGGCGCCGGCGGGGCCGGCGGGGGTGGCAACACCGCCGGCGGGGCCGGCGGGCTCGGCGGCAACGCCGCCACCCTCTTTGGCGCCGGCGGGGCCGGCGGGATCGGCGGGATCGGCGCCAACCTCGTCTCCGGTGCCGGTGGGGTCGGCGGGGCCGGCGGCAACGCTGGCGCATTCTCCGGCACCGGTGGGGCCGGCGGCGCCGGTGGGATCGGCATCGGTACCGGCGGCGGCGCCGCCGGTGGGGCTGGCGGCAACGCCGGCTTGTTCTACGGCGACGGTGGAGCCGGTGGGGCTGGCGGCGGCGGCACTGTCGGTGCCGGTGGTGCCGGTGGGGCTGGCGGCACCGGCGCCCAGCTCTTCGGCAACGGTGGCGCCGGCGGGATCGGCGGCCTCGGCACGACCGTCGGCGGCGCCGGCGGACTCGGCGGCGCCAGCGGCATGCTCTCCGGCTCAGGCGGGTCCGGCGGCACTGGCGGCGGCGGAGCCGTCGCTGGAGCCGGCGGCGCCGGCGGTACCGCCCGCGGACTCGTGGGCGACGGCGGGACTGGTGGTGGCGGCGGCTTCGGTGGCGGCGTCGGTGGCAATGGTGGGGCCGGCGGCAAGGCCGCACTGATCGGCGACGGCGGTAACGGCGGTGGCGGCGGGATCAATCTGACGGGGCTCGCTGCCGCCGGCAACGGTGGTAGCGGCGGCGCCGCCCAGTTCCTCGGTAACGGCGGCAACGGTGGTAACCGCGGCCTGCTCGGATCCGCGCCTGGCAGCGTCGGCACCGGTGGCGCCGGTGGGCAACTGCTCGGGCAGAACGGGCTCGCTGGGCTCTGA
- a CDS encoding SRPBCC family protein has protein sequence MTTVDVVSEIVIARPRREVAAYAADPDNATVWYVNIKAVQWKTPKPMVVGSRFAFTASFLGRPLSYTYEVVDLEPGTRFVMRTAEGPFPMETTYLWADGPAGTTKMTLRNRGEPKGFSGIAAPVLAMAIKRANAKDLARLKSLLESGN, from the coding sequence ATGACGACAGTGGACGTGGTGAGCGAGATTGTGATTGCACGGCCGCGACGCGAAGTTGCCGCGTATGCCGCAGATCCGGACAACGCCACCGTATGGTACGTCAATATCAAAGCGGTGCAATGGAAAACGCCGAAGCCGATGGTGGTTGGCTCGCGATTCGCCTTCACCGCCAGCTTTCTCGGACGTCCGTTGAGCTACACCTACGAGGTGGTAGATCTTGAGCCTGGGACGAGGTTTGTGATGCGGACGGCGGAAGGGCCCTTCCCGATGGAGACGACTTACCTCTGGGCGGACGGCCCGGCCGGCACTACGAAGATGACGCTGCGCAATCGTGGTGAGCCCAAAGGATTCTCGGGAATCGCGGCACCCGTCTTGGCGATGGCGATCAAGCGAGCCAATGCCAAGGACCTCGCCCGACTCAAGTCGCTTCTCGAGTCCGGCAACTAG
- a CDS encoding RNA polymerase sigma factor: protein MEGTRILATLIRTVGSLQIAEDAVQEAALRALRDWPRNGVPDEPRAWLTVTARRVAIDLLRREGARAQKERASVELAVPDPTPDSVVADDRLRLIFTCCHPALGLEAQVTLALRTLCGLSPAQIAAVLLTSEAAVAKRLTRTRQKIARAGIPYRVPADEELPARLAAVCAVLHAFYTIAHSAAGGDRLTDVDGAREALRLARLVHDLMPDEPSPMAVLALVLLSESRRAARLNDDGDPVTLAEQDRSLWNADAIEEAFHLLDESLRRTGTVADPYQLQAAIAAEHARAPSYQATDWTEIVRLYDLLLSVRPSPPAALARAVAVAESEGTAAGLDALDQLAPDHRWHAVRGELLAREGRYAEAVEATRASLTESVTAPERRYRQRRIAEWSRQRG, encoded by the coding sequence ATGGAGGGCACTCGCATCTTGGCGACCCTCATCCGGACGGTCGGTTCTTTGCAGATCGCCGAGGACGCGGTTCAGGAAGCGGCGCTGCGGGCGCTGCGGGACTGGCCCCGCAACGGTGTGCCCGACGAGCCGCGCGCCTGGCTGACGGTGACCGCGCGCCGGGTCGCGATCGACCTGCTGCGCCGCGAGGGCGCTCGCGCACAAAAGGAGCGTGCCAGCGTGGAGCTCGCGGTCCCCGACCCGACGCCGGACAGCGTGGTGGCTGACGATCGGTTGCGGCTGATTTTCACCTGCTGCCACCCTGCGCTCGGCCTGGAGGCGCAGGTGACCCTTGCGCTGCGCACGCTGTGCGGCCTGTCGCCCGCACAGATCGCGGCGGTGTTGCTCACCAGCGAGGCGGCCGTCGCCAAGCGCCTGACCCGGACCCGGCAGAAGATCGCGCGCGCCGGGATTCCGTATCGCGTGCCGGCAGACGAAGAGCTGCCGGCACGCCTGGCGGCGGTGTGCGCAGTGCTGCATGCGTTCTACACGATCGCGCACAGTGCGGCCGGCGGCGACCGGCTGACCGACGTGGATGGCGCCCGCGAGGCGCTGCGCTTGGCGCGCCTTGTGCACGACCTGATGCCCGATGAACCGTCACCCATGGCGGTGCTGGCGCTAGTGCTGCTGAGCGAATCTCGGCGCGCCGCAAGGCTCAACGACGACGGAGACCCGGTAACGCTCGCCGAGCAGGACCGCTCGCTGTGGAACGCCGACGCGATCGAAGAGGCCTTTCATCTCCTCGATGAATCGTTGCGCCGCACCGGCACGGTCGCCGACCCGTACCAGCTTCAGGCGGCGATAGCCGCCGAGCACGCTCGCGCCCCGTCATACCAAGCCACCGACTGGACCGAGATCGTCCGGCTCTACGACCTACTGCTTTCGGTACGGCCGAGCCCGCCCGCGGCACTCGCCCGCGCGGTCGCCGTCGCCGAATCCGAAGGCACGGCAGCGGGATTGGATGCACTGGATCAACTCGCGCCCGATCACCGCTGGCACGCTGTGCGCGGCGAGCTGCTGGCTCGCGAAGGCAGATACGCCGAGGCGGTAGAGGCGACACGGGCGTCGCTTACCGAATCGGTCACAGCGCCGGAACGACGGTACCGTCAACGGCGCATCGCCGAATGGTCGAGGCAGCGAGGTTAG
- a CDS encoding YciI family protein, with translation MPQYAALTYTRDVDWSAPEQAEDMAAYMKFGQDHAAAIRGGNALYPTSTATTVRVTGARGGDVVTSDGPYAETKEALTGFYLIEAADLDEALRIAAEIPAAWDGAVEVRPVIDFG, from the coding sequence ATGCCGCAATACGCCGCACTCACCTACACCAGGGACGTCGACTGGTCAGCACCCGAGCAGGCCGAGGACATGGCCGCATACATGAAGTTCGGACAGGACCACGCCGCCGCGATTCGTGGCGGCAACGCGCTGTACCCGACGAGCACCGCAACGACCGTTCGGGTCACCGGCGCCCGCGGTGGCGACGTCGTAACCAGTGACGGCCCGTACGCCGAGACCAAGGAAGCCCTGACCGGCTTCTACCTCATTGAGGCCGCCGACCTGGACGAGGCCCTGCGCATCGCCGCCGAAATCCCGGCCGCGTGGGACGGCGCCGTCGAGGTGCGTCCCGTCATCGACTTCGGTTGA
- a CDS encoding maleylpyruvate isomerase family mycothiol-dependent enzyme: MRPARDGTPRDIVFAAVAEQRRQLASLLDDLDGAQLMTPSLCGGWDVKTVVAHVLSTIADGTPTFLRLAVRRGSMARAIDELARRRARLPVAELVADLHRHADRPISPPLFGPLDPLADVLVHGGDIRIPLGLSFDPDPWLAALALDFLTGPWPFGFVPLGRLRGLSLRATDVGQCWGRGAEIRGPAGALMMSVCGRTPLLHLLDGPGLPQLRDRLSG, translated from the coding sequence ATGCGTCCAGCTAGGGACGGCACGCCACGCGACATTGTGTTCGCCGCGGTCGCCGAGCAGCGGCGCCAGCTGGCAAGTCTGCTAGACGATCTCGATGGAGCACAGCTGATGACGCCGAGCCTATGCGGGGGATGGGATGTCAAGACCGTAGTCGCGCACGTTCTAAGTACGATCGCCGACGGTACTCCCACATTCCTGCGACTGGCGGTGCGCCGTGGGAGCATGGCTCGCGCGATTGACGAACTGGCGCGGCGTCGAGCGCGGCTCCCGGTGGCCGAGCTCGTCGCCGACTTGCATCGGCACGCCGATCGACCGATCAGTCCGCCGCTGTTTGGGCCCCTTGATCCGCTAGCCGACGTCTTGGTCCACGGCGGCGACATCAGAATCCCCCTCGGTCTGTCCTTCGATCCCGATCCGTGGTTAGCCGCGTTGGCGTTGGACTTCCTGACCGGGCCGTGGCCATTCGGCTTCGTTCCGCTGGGCCGCTTGCGCGGGCTTAGCCTGCGCGCCACCGATGTTGGTCAATGCTGGGGGCGCGGAGCCGAGATCCGCGGACCGGCGGGGGCCTTGATGATGAGCGTCTGTGGCCGGACACCGCTGCTGCACCTGCTCGACGGCCCGGGGTTGCCACAACTGCGTGACCGGCTGTCGGGCTGA